Part of the Pedobacter roseus genome is shown below.
AATTTTGCACCTAAAAGTTTAAAATGTATTATTCATTCAAATACTTATGGCGAGGTAAATATTGATGACGATACCTATTTCACCAAAAGTAATATTCAAACAACTTTTGTTCATACCATTGCCTCTCCTGTTTACAACCACTTAGAAGAGATTAAAATCTCGATTTTTGAAGCTCCTAATCATATTTTCGATTATAAAAGCACTAAGCCGGGTTGTGTAAGCCATCATGGGAAGTATTTGGCTTTGGTTTATTAAACGATTAACTACTATACCATACTTAACGTCCCGTTAAAATCTTCTTAAATCTGGGGCATTTTTCTAGGTAATCTATGGGTACGCACTAAATAAATAGTATAATCCATTATGGGAGATATTTGGTTTTCGGCTTATTAATTACAGAGTTGACAACTTGCTTGCCACCCTGTTTGTAAAGTTGTCAACTCTTCTTATCAACGTTTTTTCCCGCAGATTTAAAAAATGATAAAAAATGCAGATTAAACAGATAAGGGTTTTTAGGTTTGTCTTAATTCATTTCGATCCGATAGCTATCGGATGAAGCGCAGTAACGAACTTTCGGGAGTGAAATCTTTGGACTATGTTAAAAGATTTCTCCACTTCGGTCGAAATGACGGCCCGCCTATATCTTTCATTGCGACCAATATGCATTTTATTAAAGATTAATGACTTTCTCTCTTCAACAATTTTTTAGGTTATCCAACACAATAATATATCCGATTTTCGAATGGAGGTTAATCAATGAGCAATATTATACTATTTTTTGAGATGATTAATGCTATTTAGGTAAATCAATATTTAAACTTTTACCATTCTGATTTCCATCATTTCTGCCAATTTTATATGCAACCATCATGGTACTAAAAAGTAGTAAAAACAATATGAACTTGATCCAATTATTTTCCAGTATTTTCATAGTAATATATTATTTCTTTACTTCTATCTTATGAAGATCAAAATCTGCCGCAATGCTGCGCCCCAAAGATTCGGCTATTTCACCAAAGAGAAGAACCATTAAAACAACGCTCCAGATTATAGGTAATGTCTTTTTTTCCACTGTTGGAATTTTTAAAAAAAAATGGTTGATGAGATCAGTTAATTCACTTTTTTAAAGTAAGCTAATATAACGAATAATTGTTTGGTACCACAATTCCGATTTAGGCAGATTTTAACCATATCTTCTTTAAAATTACCCGTTCCATAATCCAGTTTCCACAGTCAAACGTTTGCTCTGTTTTCTTTACAGAATTATAGAATTGCCTAGCTCAAAAAGCCTTATCTTTGCCCAAATCATAAAAAATAAAATATGCTTAAAGGATTTTTTAACGTACCCACTCCGGTAAACGAACCTATATTAAATTATGGCCCAGGCAGTAAAGAACGTGCACTTTTAAAAGAAGCACTTGCCGAGGCACGCGCTCATCAACAGGATATTCCGATGTATATTGGCGGCAAACAAGTTCATACCACTAAAAAAGGTAAAGTTGTTCCTCCACATGATCACCAACATATTTTAGCTCAATTTAGCATTGGCGATAAAACACACATTACACAAGCCATAGATGCAGCTTTAGCGGCAAAACAAGACTGGGAAAACCTGGCCTGGGAACACCGCGCTGCTATTTTCTTAAAAGCTGCCGATCTGATTGCTGGTAAATACCGTTATAAATTAAACGCCGCGACCATGCTGGGTCAGAGCAAAAATGCTTACCAGGCCGAAATTGATGCGGCTTGCGAGCTGATAGATTTCTTACGTTTTAACGTAAGTTATATGGTAGATATTTACAAACAACAACCTCCTGTTTCGCCACGCGGAAGCTGGAACCGTGTAGAACAACGCCCTTTAGAAGGTTTTGTTTTCGCGCTTACCCCTTTCAACTTTACTGCAATTGCAGCTAATTTACCAGCATCTGCAGCCATGATGGGTAACGTTGTGGTTTGGAAACCAGCTGATACACAAGTGTATGCTGCCAACCTTTTAATGGAAATTTTCCGCGAAGCGGGTGTACCTGATGGTGTAATCAATCTGGTATATGCAGATGGTCCTGAAACTGGTGAAGTTATTTTTAACCACCCTGATTTTGCAGGTATCCACTTTACAGGTTCTACCAAAGTATTCCAGGAAATCTGGAAAACCATCGGAACCAATATTCACAAATACAAATCATATCCACGTATTGTGGGCGAAACCGGTGGTAAAGATTTTATCCTGATTCACCCATCTGCACAAACAAAAGTAGCTAGTACAGCTATTGTACGTGGTGCATTCGAATACCAGGGACAAAAATGTTCTGCTGCCAGCCGTGTGTACATTGCAGAAAGCCTTTGGCCAGAAATTAAAGAACAAATGTTAGCCGATCTTGCAACCTTTAAAATGGGTGGAACGGAAGATTTCAGCAACTTCATCAATGCGGTTATTGATGAGCGTTCTTTTGATAAATTAGCAAAATACATCGATCAGGCTAAAAAAGATAAAGGTGTAGAAATCATCGCTGGTGGTAACTACGATAAATCTAAAGGTTACTTCATCGAACCAACTATTTTAGTGGTTGATGATCCGAAATATACCACCATGAGCGAAGAGTTGTTCGGTCCTGTTTTAACCGTTTATGTTTACGCCGATAAGGATTTCGACCAGGTTTTAGAATTGATTGATAACACTTCGCCTTATGCTTTAACCGGTGCTTTAATTGCTCAGGACAGGTATGCGATTGAAAAAGCCAGCCATGCTTTGCGTAACTCAGCAGGTAACTTTTACATCAACGATAAATGTACTGGTGCCGTTGTAGGTCAGCAGCCATTTGGTGGTGCAAGAGGTTCGGGTACTAACGATAAAGCAGGATCGATGATCAATTTATTGCGTTGGGTTTCTCCACGCACCATTAAAGAGGTTTTCGAATCACCAACTGATTACCGTTACCCATTCTTAGCAGAAGATTAATATTTATCATACCAAGGCCAGGCAATTATTGTCTGGCCTTTTTTATGCCTAACCGAATAGCCTTTCTAACCATGAACCACAAATTTTTACTCTCCTTATTTATTTTTTTGGCAAGCTTTAACTTTTATGCATCTGCACAAAAGAAACCAAATGTAATTATTATTTACGCGGATGATTTGGGCTATGGCGACCTTAGCTGCTATGGTGCAACAAAAATTAAAACGCCAAATATTGATGCCTTAGCCAAACAGGGTTTAAGGTTTACCAATGGACATTGCACAGCTTCTACCTGTACGCCTTCGCGTTATTCGTTAATGACAGGCCGATATGCCTGGCGCAAAAAAGGAACTGGCGTTTTACCCGGCGATGCGGCATTGATTGTCCCAACGGATAACAGTTCGCTCCCGTCAATTTTTCAGCAGGCTGGCTATAAAACCGGTTTGGTTGGTAAATGGCATTTAGGTTTGGGCACTGCGGTAGAAAAAGACTGGAATAAAGAAGTAAAACCTGGTCCAAAGGAAGTAGGTTTCGATTATTCGTTTATTTTTCCGGCCACTGCCGATAGGGTACCAACCGTTTTTATGGAAAATCAGCTGGTGGTAGGTTTAGATACAAATGATCCGATCACGGTGGATTATAAAAATCCGGTGGGTACCGATCCAACCGGTAAAGATCATCCTGAACTGTTAAAAATGCCTGCGGAATTGAATCACGGTCATAACATGACGATTGTAAACGGCATTGGCCGGATTGGTTACATGCAAGGTGGCAAACTCGCCCGCTGGACAGATGAGGAACTGCCTTTTACCTTTTTAACCAAAGCCAAAAACTTTATCGAAGACCATAAAGAGCAGCCATTTTTTCTGTACTATGCCTTAACTGAACCACACGTACCACGCTTACCAGCCAACATGTTTAAAGGTAAAAGCGAACTCGGCTACCGGGGAGATGTAATTTTACAACTCGATTGGGCCGTTGGCGAAATCACTAAACAACTGAAATACCTTGGTCTGGATAAAAACACGATGATTATTTTTAGCAGTGATAACGGTCCGGTGATTATGGATGGCTATGAAGATCAGGGCGCTGAAAAATTGAACGGACATACACCTGCAGGCCCGTTACGCGGTGGAAAATACAGCATTTTAGAAGGTGGTACCCGCGAACCTTTTATCATTTCGTGGCCGGCGAAAATAAAACCCGGCGTTTCTGATGCGCTGGTATCGCAGATTGATTTCCTTGCCTCCTTTGCCAGTTTCTTCAACATCGAAAGTAAAAATGCAATTGACAGTAAAAATGTATGGAATGCCTTTACCGGAAAAGACCAAAAGGGACGTGATTTTTTTATCGAACAGAGCGGTCAACTGGCCATAGTTAAAGACCACTGGAAATACATCAGGCCATCAAAAGGAGAGCCTTACTACAAACTTACCCATACCGATACCGGAAACCTGCCTACTGCACAATTGTATAATTTAAGCGATGATATTGGCGAAAAGAATAACCTTGCTTTAAAATATCCTGAAAAAATAAAAGAACTGGAAGCTTTGTTGAGTGCAGAGGAAGCGAAGACGAAATAAGAGAAATGGTATTCAACAGCAATTGATATAGAATAATCGTTATTACGAGGAGGCTTTTTCAGCCAACGAAGCAATCTTTCATACCCGCAAGTCTTACACCAAAGATTGCTTCGTCGTTCCTCCTCGCAATGACGACCCCTCTGGAGGAACCTTTGAATAAAGCATAGCCAGAAGTACTAATCCACCACCAACATCCTCTTATACTCCTTCGGCGTAATACCTTTAGCCAGTTTAAAAAACTTATTAAAGTTAGAAAGGTTGTTAAAACCACAAGCGTAAGCCAGTTCACTGATCTGCTGATCGCTTTGTGCCATTAATTTACAGGCATGACCAATTCTTACCTCATTTACAAAACTGACAAACGTTTTTTGTGTGCGGTTTTTAAAATAGCGGCAAAAAGCCTGTTTATTCATGTTCGTCATTTCGGCGGCGGCACTGAGCAAAATCTCCTGATTAAAGTTGTCGAAAACATATTTTAAAATTTTATCCATCCTGTCATTATCCTTCAATTGGTAATTATTGGTATAACCCGGACTGGTTAAAAATTCATAATCCTTGGTGGAACAGAGCAGGTTCAAAATTTCGAGCAGGCCTATCAGGCGCCCAACTTCTTCTCCCTCTGACACTACTTTTAACATCAGCTCTTTTAATTGATTTTTAATGGCGTCGCCAAATTTCATCCCCCTTTTGGCCAGTTGAAAAAAGTTTTTGATCCGCTGGATGTTATCGGGTTCCTTAAAAAGATCAAGGATTTTATCGGGATGTATAAAAACCGAAACGGATCGGGCATGCGACTGCTGATCAACACCACTAAAGTATTGGATACTATTATGCCATACGTGGGGTAAATTAGATCCCACCAAAATGAGTTCATCAGAACCGAAATTTTCGATACTATCGCCAATCATACGCCGCCCTTCACTTTCTAGCGTATAGGTAAGCTGACATTCTTCATGAAAATGAAACTCTGTAGAAAAATAAGGTGCATCAACAACTTTTAAGCCGTAGATATCATTTGCCTTGCCATCTAATATTTTTGCAAAAATGGGTTTCATACACAAAATTTATCGTTCATAACCTCACAAAAACAACTGATATTATCTAAATAATTGCACAATATATCAAATTAAGCTAATATAACATCAGTATTGGCGAACCTCCTTTCAGTGATTACAGATTTTCATCAATAAATTAGCTGAACATTAACCAAATATTAAAAACACAAGCATGCTCGAAAATAAATTTGTCGTACTCACTGGCGGTGGCGACGGTATAGGCTGGGAATGTGCAAAGGCTTATATAAAAGCAGGTGCCACCGTATGCATCATCGATAAAAATCCCTTATCGGAAGAAAAACAAAATGAACTCATCAACACCAAAAATCTGGTTTTAACCTGCAATTTAACCGACGAAGTACAAGTATCAAATGCATTTAATGCCATTATTAAAAAATATGGCCGTATAGATGCCATCCACAATAATGCCGCTGTTGCCCATCCATCAAAAACATTAGATCAGACCAGCAATACGGAATGGGATTTACTCATGGATGTGAATTTAAAAAGCATCTTATATACCACCCGTTACGGGATAGCACATTTAAAAAAATCGCAGGGCTGTATTTTAAATACGAGTTCGATGGTAGGCAGCATCGGGCAGGATAACCATGCGGTATATGTGGCTACTAAAGGTGCAATAAATGCGCTTACTAAAGCCATGGCTTTAGATTATGCCCCGTTTAAGATCAGGGTAAACGCAGTATCACCCGCAGCAATTAATACACCTACACTGCAGGCCTGGAGCGAGGAACAACCCAACCAGAACGAAATCGAAACCTACCTGAATAAATTACAGCCTTTGGGCAATATGCCGGCCGGAGATGTGATTGCCGACGCCTGCGTTTTTCTTTTAAGCAATGCAGCACGCTTTATTACCGGAACAGTTTTACCCGTAAGCGGCGGTGCAGAACTGGGCTACAGAACTTTGATATAAATATAACATGATTGATAACATACATATACAGGATAAAAGGTTCGAACTTGCCACGGGTGCCGGAAGCGATGCGATACATAAGGACCCGCAATATTCTTACGCAGTTACACAACTAACAGAAAATGGTAAAACCGGTACCGGCCTTGCCTTCACCCTCGGTGCGGGCAACGACCTGGTTTGCCATGCTGCAAAATTTTATGCTGATACTTTAAAAGGGATTGAAATAGAAGAACTGATGGCTAATTTCGGCAACACGTTTAAAACCTTATCAAACGAACAGCAATTCAGGTGGTTAGGTCCACATAAAGGCGTGGTACATTTGGGTTTAGCCTCTGTAACCAATGCCTGCTTCGATCTTTGGGCGAAGAAACGGAATGTCCCACTTTGGAAATTACTGATTGATTTAAGTCCTGAAGAAATAGTAAATACCCTCGATTTATCCTACTTGGAAGATGTGCTCACCAGAGAAGAAGCCATCGAAATGCTGCAAAGTCAGGCAGATTCGAAAAAATCGAGGACAGGGATTTTGGAAACGGGTTATCCGGGTTACGATACTTCTGTAGGCTGGTTTAATTACGATGACGAAAAGGTACGCGAAAACTGCAAAAAAGCAATTGATAACGGTTTTACCGCGATGAAACTAAAAGTGGGTTCAACCGATCCAAAACGCGATATCCGAAGGGCAAACATTGTAAGAGAAGTTGCAGGAGAAACCTCAAAAGTAATGCTCGATGCCAACCAACAATGGACTTTGCCACAGGCCATTTCCATCTGTAATGAGCTAAAACAGATGAACCCCTACTGGGTTGAAGAACCCACCCACCCCGATGATGTTTTGGCACACCAAACCCTGGCAAAAGCCATTGCTCCTGTAAAACTGGCTTTGGGTGAACACGTGCCCAACCGCATTATTTTTAAAAATTATTTACAAACCGGCTGCACCAGTTTTGCCCAGGTAGATGCCGTACGGGTGGGTGGTGTAAGTGAATTTATTACCATCAGTTTAATGTGCAAAAAATTTGGCGTTCCGGTAGTGCCACATGTTGGTGATATGGGCCAGCTTCACCAGCACCTTGTATTGTTTAACCACATTGCCATGGGGCACGAAGCCCTGTTTTTAGAACACATCCCACACTTAAAACAACATTTTGTTAACCCCATTAAAATTGAAAACGGTGTGTACATCACGCCACAAGAAGCAGGAAGTAGTTGCGACTTAAAATAAGCTAACCAAATTATAAACCAAATTTAAACTATTATGAAAAAGGTATTGAGAAAAACGTGCTTACGTTATTTTTTAACAGTACTGGCACTTTGTTTATGCTTTTATTATGCTGGAGCACAAACCTTGATTAAAGGTAAGGTGGTCGACGCTTCCAATCAACCACTGCCTGGCGTAACCATCACCAATACGAGCTTGAAAGACAAGAGCAAAACCATTTCTAACAGCAACGGCGAATTTAGCATCGCTGGAGAAAAAGGCAATAAACTTGAAATTACCATGGTGGGTTATACCAACCAACAGGTTATTGTTCAAAACCCGGAAAAAGTAAGTATTACCCTAAGCGAAAGCAACAACAAGCTCGATGAAGTGGTTGTGGTGGGTTATGGTACACAAAAGAAAATCAACCTATCGGGTTCTGTTTCAACTGTAACAGGCAAAACACTTACTGAGCGGCCTGTACCCAATGTTCAAAATTTATTGCAGGGCCGTGTAAGCGGACTGGACGTTGTACAATCCACCGGTGAACCTGGCAGAGATGGTGCCAGCTTTAGGCTGCGTGGTTTTGGCTCTACTGGTGCTTCACCAAATCCTTTAGTATTAATAGATGGTGTAATCGGTACGATGAGTAATTTATCACCACAGGATATTGAAAGTGTAACCGTACTAAAAGATGCATCATCGGCATCAATATACGGTGCAAGGGCTGCAAACGGCGTAATATTGGTGACCACTAAAAAAGGTAAAGCAGGCACCAATGTAATAGAATACAATGGCAGCTACGGCCTTAGTTATGCCACTAAATATCCTGACCTGATTACCAACTCGGTAACCTACATGGAAATGTACAATCAGGCAAAAGCAAGAAGCGGTCAGCCTGCACAATATACACAGGCACAGATTGATGCTTATAAAAATAACCCTAACAGCGAGCAATACCCGAATTTCGACTGGTTAGATTACATTTTGGGCAAAGGCCCCATCCAAAACCACAATTTAGGTTTTTCGGGCGGTACAGATAAAAGCACCTATAATTTATCATTAAATTATCTCGATCAGGATGCCATAACCAAAGGTTACAAATACAACCGGTACAATGCCCTGTTAGATTATACCAACCGGGTACATAAAAGGGTAAAAGTGGGTACCAACATCAATTTTTCTTACGAAGATTTTAAAGCCCCATGGCTTACCAATGAGGGGCTCCTATTATTGGCCTACGCCTCGGCACCTACATTTAAACCTTTTTTACCTGATGGCAGCGGAAGAATTGCCGATAAAGACTATACTACAAGTGGCGGAACCAACAGAACTGTGGAAGAAGTATACAATACAGGTGGTCAGTTTACCAAAAACTATAATGTTAATGCCCAGGCTTATGTTGATGTAGACCTTTTAAAAGGTTTAAAATGGACCACAAAAGCGGCTATAACTTTTTTCAATCAGGATTACAGGCAGCGCCAGTTTGGCACACCGTCTTTTGCTTACCAGCCAAATGCGAGCGGGGTTTACGAACAAGTTGGAAATGGTAACCCCACTTTTGTTGGTTTACAGCAAAGCTCTGCCAGAAACATCACCAAAACACTTTACAGTACATTTAATTACAACACCACATTTGCCAATGCACATAATTTAAGCGCATTAGCCGGCTACGAACAACAGGATAACCGCAGCACCAGCATTGGGGGCAACCGCTACGATTTTCCGAACAATACCATTATGGAGCTGGATGGAAGTTCTCCCATTAATCAAAGTTTGAGTGGCAATTCGTTCGAATGGGGTTTGCAATCCTTATTTGGCAGGGTTAATTACGATTATAAAGGGAAATACCTTTTAGAAGGAAATATCAGGTATGATGGTACCTCAAGAGTAGATCCAAGATACCGCTGGGGCACTTTTGGTGGCGGATCGGCTGCCTGGAAAATATCTGAAGAAAGTTTCATCAAAGATAACGTTTCATGGATAGATAACTTAAAATTAAGGGCATCTTATGGTGTATTGGGTAATCAGGAAATAGTTACCGAAGGAAACCCTAACTATTACCCTTACCAGGACGTACTTTCACTAACAAGCTATCCATTTTCAACTTTAAATTCTGGAGTACAACTTCTCGGTATAAACACAAAAAACTTACGCTGGGAAAAAACTGCCATTGCCGATTTCGGTTTGGATTTCGACCTGTTTAAAGGTTTGTTCGGTGCAACCCTAAGCTGGTATAACAAAAACACCACCGATATATTGGCCCGCCGTGCAGATGTACCTGCAAGCATGGGCGTAACCGCACCCGTTGTTAATGCTGGCGCCATGACAAATAAGGGGATTGAAATAGAATTGAGACACCAAAACCGAATCGGTGAGTTCACCTACGGTGCAAATTTTATATTTCACAGCTATAGAAACAAGGTAACCAAAGTATTGGCCGAAACACTCGGTACTTTTGAGGTGGGGCAACCATACAATAATTTCTTTGTTTACGATTGGATCGGGGTCTTCCAAAGTCAGGCAGAAATAGATGCTTCTCCAAAACAACCTAATTCTGGCGTATTAAAACCAGGCGATCTAAAAATAAGAGATGTGAGCGGCAATGGTACGGTAGGTCCCGAAGATCGGATCCGCATCAGCAGATTTCCCGATTACACCTATTCCTTCAACTTAAATGCAGGTTATAAAGGCTTTAATTTAAGTGCATTTTTCCAGGGCGTACAAGGTCAAAAAGTACAGGTAGATGGCTGGGGATACGAACCCTTCAGGCAGGGCTCTCCTCCTCCATCTAAATTTTTAAATGCATGGTCGCCAACCAACCCCAGTAATACCATCCCTGCAGTATACCTTACAGGTTATCAGGGGGTATCAGGTTATACATCAACGTATTTTATTCAGGATGCCTCTTATTTACGTTTAAAAAACCTTTACCTTTCTTATACCCTTCCGGAAGCAATCTCTAAAAAAATAGCCTCGCAGGGCATTACGGTGTATGTATCGGGAGATAATTTAATTACCTGGACAAAATACGAAGGCAATGATCCGGAAAGAGCCGGTTCTGGCGCTTTCGCTCAATTCCCTCAGCTAAGGATATATACAGCAGGTTTAAAGGTTAAATTTTAACCTGTTAAAAAATAAAGGTAAAATATTTTGTACTTAAAAATATATAAGATGAAAACGAAACAAACCAGCATATCTTTAATTATTCTGATCATAATTGGATTGTTTACCGCTTGCCAAAAGGATTTTCTGGATAAAAACCCTACAACAGCCATCTCTGCTGAGGCTTTTTGGAAAAGTGATGCCGATGTACAACTGGCACTAACAGGAGTATACAAGCGCTTGCAGAATGGCTTTTTAGGTCACCGTAAATTATGGCTCGACACCTATTCAGATAATGCACTGGACAGGCATTCTTTTTACGGCTTTGGTAACTTAACGCAAGGAATTGTAAACTCAAGTAACGTACCTACGGCATTTTACGACATTCCATACCAGGGAATAGCGGGCTGTAATTACTTTTTAGATAATGTAGATAAGGCACCAACTGCAGAAGCCAGCAAAACAATTTATAAAGCTGAAGTACGCTTTTTAAGGGCCATGTTTTATTTTGAGCTGGAACAGGCATTTGGCGGAGTAATTTTATACAAAAGCGTACCGGCATCAGTTGAAGCGGCAAAAATTAAACAAAGCACAAAAGAAGAGGTTTTAAAGTTTGTACATGATGAACTGGATTTTGCTATCGCTAATCTACCTGATGTAGCCTATAACGGCCATGCGGTAAAGGGAAGCGCCCAGGCCCTGCAGGCCAAAGTTTATCTTACCGAACAAAACTGGCCAAAAGCAGTAGAATTTGCAA
Proteins encoded:
- a CDS encoding AraC family transcriptional regulator, whose product is MKPIFAKILDGKANDIYGLKVVDAPYFSTEFHFHEECQLTYTLESEGRRMIGDSIENFGSDELILVGSNLPHVWHNSIQYFSGVDQQSHARSVSVFIHPDKILDLFKEPDNIQRIKNFFQLAKRGMKFGDAIKNQLKELMLKVVSEGEEVGRLIGLLEILNLLCSTKDYEFLTSPGYTNNYQLKDNDRMDKILKYVFDNFNQEILLSAAAEMTNMNKQAFCRYFKNRTQKTFVSFVNEVRIGHACKLMAQSDQQISELAYACGFNNLSNFNKFFKLAKGITPKEYKRMLVVD
- a CDS encoding enolase C-terminal domain-like protein; its protein translation is MIDNIHIQDKRFELATGAGSDAIHKDPQYSYAVTQLTENGKTGTGLAFTLGAGNDLVCHAAKFYADTLKGIEIEELMANFGNTFKTLSNEQQFRWLGPHKGVVHLGLASVTNACFDLWAKKRNVPLWKLLIDLSPEEIVNTLDLSYLEDVLTREEAIEMLQSQADSKKSRTGILETGYPGYDTSVGWFNYDDEKVRENCKKAIDNGFTAMKLKVGSTDPKRDIRRANIVREVAGETSKVMLDANQQWTLPQAISICNELKQMNPYWVEEPTHPDDVLAHQTLAKAIAPVKLALGEHVPNRIIFKNYLQTGCTSFAQVDAVRVGGVSEFITISLMCKKFGVPVVPHVGDMGQLHQHLVLFNHIAMGHEALFLEHIPHLKQHFVNPIKIENGVYITPQEAGSSCDLK
- the pruA gene encoding L-glutamate gamma-semialdehyde dehydrogenase, with amino-acid sequence MLKGFFNVPTPVNEPILNYGPGSKERALLKEALAEARAHQQDIPMYIGGKQVHTTKKGKVVPPHDHQHILAQFSIGDKTHITQAIDAALAAKQDWENLAWEHRAAIFLKAADLIAGKYRYKLNAATMLGQSKNAYQAEIDAACELIDFLRFNVSYMVDIYKQQPPVSPRGSWNRVEQRPLEGFVFALTPFNFTAIAANLPASAAMMGNVVVWKPADTQVYAANLLMEIFREAGVPDGVINLVYADGPETGEVIFNHPDFAGIHFTGSTKVFQEIWKTIGTNIHKYKSYPRIVGETGGKDFILIHPSAQTKVASTAIVRGAFEYQGQKCSAASRVYIAESLWPEIKEQMLADLATFKMGGTEDFSNFINAVIDERSFDKLAKYIDQAKKDKGVEIIAGGNYDKSKGYFIEPTILVVDDPKYTTMSEELFGPVLTVYVYADKDFDQVLELIDNTSPYALTGALIAQDRYAIEKASHALRNSAGNFYINDKCTGAVVGQQPFGGARGSGTNDKAGSMINLLRWVSPRTIKEVFESPTDYRYPFLAED
- a CDS encoding sulfatase family protein; translation: MNHKFLLSLFIFLASFNFYASAQKKPNVIIIYADDLGYGDLSCYGATKIKTPNIDALAKQGLRFTNGHCTASTCTPSRYSLMTGRYAWRKKGTGVLPGDAALIVPTDNSSLPSIFQQAGYKTGLVGKWHLGLGTAVEKDWNKEVKPGPKEVGFDYSFIFPATADRVPTVFMENQLVVGLDTNDPITVDYKNPVGTDPTGKDHPELLKMPAELNHGHNMTIVNGIGRIGYMQGGKLARWTDEELPFTFLTKAKNFIEDHKEQPFFLYYALTEPHVPRLPANMFKGKSELGYRGDVILQLDWAVGEITKQLKYLGLDKNTMIIFSSDNGPVIMDGYEDQGAEKLNGHTPAGPLRGGKYSILEGGTREPFIISWPAKIKPGVSDALVSQIDFLASFASFFNIESKNAIDSKNVWNAFTGKDQKGRDFFIEQSGQLAIVKDHWKYIRPSKGEPYYKLTHTDTGNLPTAQLYNLSDDIGEKNNLALKYPEKIKELEALLSAEEAKTK
- a CDS encoding SDR family NAD(P)-dependent oxidoreductase; its protein translation is MLENKFVVLTGGGDGIGWECAKAYIKAGATVCIIDKNPLSEEKQNELINTKNLVLTCNLTDEVQVSNAFNAIIKKYGRIDAIHNNAAVAHPSKTLDQTSNTEWDLLMDVNLKSILYTTRYGIAHLKKSQGCILNTSSMVGSIGQDNHAVYVATKGAINALTKAMALDYAPFKIRVNAVSPAAINTPTLQAWSEEQPNQNEIETYLNKLQPLGNMPAGDVIADACVFLLSNAARFITGTVLPVSGGAELGYRTLI
- a CDS encoding SusC/RagA family TonB-linked outer membrane protein, with the protein product MKKVLRKTCLRYFLTVLALCLCFYYAGAQTLIKGKVVDASNQPLPGVTITNTSLKDKSKTISNSNGEFSIAGEKGNKLEITMVGYTNQQVIVQNPEKVSITLSESNNKLDEVVVVGYGTQKKINLSGSVSTVTGKTLTERPVPNVQNLLQGRVSGLDVVQSTGEPGRDGASFRLRGFGSTGASPNPLVLIDGVIGTMSNLSPQDIESVTVLKDASSASIYGARAANGVILVTTKKGKAGTNVIEYNGSYGLSYATKYPDLITNSVTYMEMYNQAKARSGQPAQYTQAQIDAYKNNPNSEQYPNFDWLDYILGKGPIQNHNLGFSGGTDKSTYNLSLNYLDQDAITKGYKYNRYNALLDYTNRVHKRVKVGTNINFSYEDFKAPWLTNEGLLLLAYASAPTFKPFLPDGSGRIADKDYTTSGGTNRTVEEVYNTGGQFTKNYNVNAQAYVDVDLLKGLKWTTKAAITFFNQDYRQRQFGTPSFAYQPNASGVYEQVGNGNPTFVGLQQSSARNITKTLYSTFNYNTTFANAHNLSALAGYEQQDNRSTSIGGNRYDFPNNTIMELDGSSPINQSLSGNSFEWGLQSLFGRVNYDYKGKYLLEGNIRYDGTSRVDPRYRWGTFGGGSAAWKISEESFIKDNVSWIDNLKLRASYGVLGNQEIVTEGNPNYYPYQDVLSLTSYPFSTLNSGVQLLGINTKNLRWEKTAIADFGLDFDLFKGLFGATLSWYNKNTTDILARRADVPASMGVTAPVVNAGAMTNKGIEIELRHQNRIGEFTYGANFIFHSYRNKVTKVLAETLGTFEVGQPYNNFFVYDWIGVFQSQAEIDASPKQPNSGVLKPGDLKIRDVSGNGTVGPEDRIRISRFPDYTYSFNLNAGYKGFNLSAFFQGVQGQKVQVDGWGYEPFRQGSPPPSKFLNAWSPTNPSNTIPAVYLTGYQGVSGYTSTYFIQDASYLRLKNLYLSYTLPEAISKKIASQGITVYVSGDNLITWTKYEGNDPERAGSGAFAQFPQLRIYTAGLKVKF
- a CDS encoding 4'-phosphopantetheinyl transferase family protein — encoded protein: MLGNDIVDLDLAKTQSNWRRKNYLDKIFTDEEQLLIATAENTDVMVWLLWSMKESAYKIHNRKTGIRNFAPKSLKCIIHSNTYGEVNIDDDTYFTKSNIQTTFVHTIASPVYNHLEEIKISIFEAPNHIFDYKSTKPGCVSHHGKYLALVY